Proteins from a single region of Phycisphaeraceae bacterium D3-23:
- a CDS encoding PEP-CTERM sorting domain-containing protein (PEP-CTERM proteins occur, often in large numbers, in the proteomes of bacteria that also encode an exosortase, a predicted intramembrane cysteine proteinase. The presence of a PEP-CTERM domain at a protein's C-terminus predicts cleavage within the sorting domain, followed by covalent anchoring to some some component of the (usually Gram-negative) cell surface. Many PEP-CTERM proteins exhibit an unusual sequence composition that includes large numbers of potential glycosylation sites. Expression of one such protein has been shown restore the ability of a bacterium to form floc, a type of biofilm.), whose protein sequence is MSFPYRPSVRARLTTTAFLAGLLCGPTWASDYLLGEMDSLAIDQPRITFGLSDETDPNNPLLIGPTLQNLALLDTGANGILLGQLSFVDGEDYNQPLFNGVPATYNEQGVAGFEELDVFSPYGLRLLDSGGNEFLASEDVIAFGGDDINLGSFAAIVGMPAMAGRVVDIDLRPMLGLEFQGVHFHDQINQVGFESAASLNVDLRMLPPEHTDTGLPVAMRPTFAALPLIDDIRMDHAGGALNTGGQTLDTSNTYLMDTGAQTTIISEAMAANLGLDLTAFVTAGGDVVDVLEVGGIGGTAIMPLVIVEEMRLPTADGIDLVYNNVLTGVLDIDGAPFDAVLGMNAITSGYTNAIFGGGGGGLTNPAVDKETLDLFIDAGTVSSTQDLFDFGIITIEQEDFDLLVKLGILTDPSDPRQVYCELLILDEQSTGGANGAFFDRVVFDFTATDGTGIMRLDLNALHEEGDANFDDFVGAEDLDIILAHWGQSVRAGSVLEGDLTGDGLVNQDDLDVVLANFGNGTAPGSVPEPTAALLLLGGLALVGRRRRK, encoded by the coding sequence ATGTCCTTCCCCTATCGCCCATCGGTCCGCGCCCGGCTGACAACCACTGCTTTTCTCGCTGGCTTGTTATGCGGGCCCACTTGGGCAAGCGACTACCTCCTGGGCGAGATGGACTCGCTCGCCATCGACCAGCCCCGCATCACCTTCGGGCTCTCCGACGAGACCGACCCCAACAACCCCCTCCTCATCGGGCCCACACTCCAGAACCTCGCGCTGCTCGACACCGGCGCCAACGGCATCCTGCTGGGCCAGCTCTCCTTCGTCGACGGTGAAGACTACAACCAGCCGTTGTTTAACGGCGTGCCCGCGACCTATAACGAGCAAGGCGTCGCCGGGTTCGAGGAGCTCGACGTCTTCTCGCCCTACGGGCTCCGGCTACTCGATTCCGGCGGCAACGAGTTCCTCGCCAGCGAAGACGTCATCGCGTTCGGCGGAGACGACATCAACCTCGGCAGCTTCGCCGCCATCGTCGGCATGCCCGCGATGGCCGGACGCGTTGTCGATATCGACCTGCGTCCGATGCTCGGCCTCGAGTTCCAGGGCGTCCACTTCCACGATCAGATCAACCAGGTCGGCTTCGAGAGCGCGGCCTCGCTCAACGTCGACCTCCGCATGCTCCCGCCCGAGCACACCGACACCGGCCTGCCGGTCGCGATGCGCCCGACCTTCGCCGCGTTGCCCCTGATCGACGACATCCGCATGGACCACGCCGGCGGGGCGCTCAACACCGGTGGCCAGACGCTGGATACGTCCAACACCTACCTGATGGACACCGGCGCGCAGACCACCATCATCTCCGAGGCCATGGCCGCGAACCTCGGCCTGGACCTTACCGCCTTCGTCACCGCAGGCGGCGATGTCGTCGACGTCCTCGAAGTCGGCGGCATCGGCGGCACCGCGATCATGCCCTTGGTTATCGTCGAGGAGATGCGCCTGCCCACCGCCGATGGCATCGACCTCGTCTACAACAACGTCCTCACCGGCGTCCTCGATATCGACGGCGCGCCCTTCGACGCCGTCCTCGGCATGAACGCCATCACCTCTGGCTATACCAACGCCATCTTTGGCGGCGGCGGCGGCGGGCTGACCAACCCGGCGGTCGACAAGGAAACCCTCGACCTCTTCATCGACGCCGGCACCGTCTCCAGCACCCAGGACCTCTTCGACTTCGGCATCATCACCATCGAGCAGGAAGACTTCGACCTCTTGGTCAAGCTCGGTATCCTCACCGACCCCAGCGACCCCCGACAGGTCTACTGCGAACTGCTCATCCTCGACGAGCAGTCCACCGGCGGCGCGAACGGCGCGTTCTTCGACCGCGTCGTCTTCGACTTCACCGCCACCGACGGCACCGGCATCATGCGCCTCGACCTCAACGCCCTGCACGAAGAGGGCGACGCCAACTTCGACGACTTCGTCGGCGCAGAAGACCTCGACATCATCCTCGCCCACTGGGGCCAGTCCGTCCGCGCCGGCAGCGTCCTCGAAGGCGACCTCACCGGAGACGGGCTCGTCAACCAAGACGACCTCGACGTCGTCCTCGCTAACTTCGGCAACGGTACCGCGCCCGGCAGCGTCCCCGAACCCACCGCCGCGCTGCTCCTCCTCGGCGGCCTCGCGCTCGTTGGTCGTCGACGACGGAAGTGA
- a CDS encoding phospholipase D family protein: protein MSDLDPGHALDIMQAAPTGQVELVADAQHLRRVVYGGMLKAGVSLDIMTADFKAMLVPDPGVDLSPTRGRDAPSIVDRLARMAQRGVEVRILHAGVPSGPALHQLKRIRKQLAKTTGDAGAITIRRCPRLHAKAVIIDAQKLYLGSANLTGAGLGAKADQNRNHELGVWTTAPDLVDAVSQYFNQLWEAERCEGCGRKDVCPVPLEEPKL, encoded by the coding sequence ATGTCTGACCTCGACCCGGGCCACGCCCTCGACATCATGCAAGCCGCCCCGACGGGCCAGGTCGAGCTCGTCGCCGACGCACAGCACCTGCGCCGCGTCGTCTACGGCGGCATGCTCAAGGCCGGCGTCTCCCTCGACATCATGACCGCCGACTTCAAGGCCATGCTCGTCCCCGACCCCGGCGTCGACCTCTCGCCCACCCGCGGCCGCGACGCCCCCTCCATCGTCGACCGCCTCGCACGCATGGCCCAGCGCGGTGTCGAGGTCCGCATCCTCCACGCCGGCGTCCCCTCCGGCCCCGCGCTCCACCAGCTCAAACGCATCCGAAAGCAGCTCGCCAAAACCACCGGCGACGCCGGCGCGATTACGATCCGCCGCTGCCCGCGCCTCCACGCCAAGGCCGTCATCATCGACGCCCAAAAACTCTACCTCGGCAGCGCCAACCTCACCGGCGCAGGGCTCGGCGCCAAGGCCGACCAAAACCGCAACCACGAACTCGGCGTCTGGACCACCGCCCCCGACCTGGTCGACGCCGTCAGCCAATACTTCAACCAGCTCTGGGAAGCCGAGCGCTGCGAAGGCTGCGGCCGAAAAGACGTCTGCCCCGTCCCGCTCGAAGAGCCCAAGCTGTAG
- a CDS encoding creatininase family protein, protein MQTPAHNPAARPGHMLADLTWREAERVLTRDRVVLLPLGAGAKEHGPHLRLDNDLRMADYLARRVCDAADVVVLPTVNYHFYPAFLEYPGSTHLNLETSRDLVIDIVHSVARHGPRRFYTLNTGVSTKRPLKQAAARLAKDGVLMRFTDILGVARAEEERLQEQQRGTHADELETSMMLYIAPDRVDMGKAQRDDAPQGTGGLTRDPDGEGTYSPTGAWGDPTLATRAKGEVIVEATVRDLLAEIAALREADVRGD, encoded by the coding sequence ATGCAAACGCCCGCCCACAACCCGGCTGCAAGACCAGGCCACATGCTCGCCGACCTCACTTGGCGGGAGGCGGAGCGTGTGCTGACGCGCGACCGCGTGGTCCTGCTGCCGCTGGGCGCGGGGGCGAAAGAACACGGGCCCCACCTTCGGCTGGACAACGACCTGCGCATGGCCGACTACCTCGCCCGGCGGGTGTGCGACGCCGCGGACGTCGTCGTGCTGCCCACCGTGAACTACCACTTCTACCCGGCCTTCCTCGAATACCCGGGATCGACGCACCTCAATCTCGAAACGTCACGCGACCTCGTCATCGATATCGTCCACAGCGTCGCCCGGCACGGCCCGCGACGGTTCTACACCCTCAACACCGGCGTCTCGACGAAACGCCCGCTCAAACAGGCGGCCGCACGGCTCGCGAAGGACGGCGTGCTGATGCGCTTCACCGACATCCTCGGCGTCGCCCGCGCGGAAGAGGAACGCCTGCAAGAGCAGCAGCGCGGGACGCACGCCGACGAGTTGGAGACGTCGATGATGCTCTACATCGCGCCCGACCGGGTGGATATGGGCAAGGCCCAGCGCGACGACGCCCCGCAGGGCACGGGTGGATTGACGCGCGACCCCGACGGCGAAGGCACCTACTCCCCTACGGGCGCCTGGGGCGACCCGACGCTGGCGACACGGGCCAAGGGCGAGGTGATCGTCGAGGCGACGGTGCGCGATCTGCTGGCGGAGATCGCGGCGCTGCGTGAGGCGGACGTGCGCGGCGATTGA
- a CDS encoding PEP-CTERM sorting domain-containing protein: MAIPLRCSRASSILLTTTLLLALIDATPALAQISATGEVSPAYGGGDVWNLGNNDLIVGAAGVGELSIEGGTVEVLETTTIGNQGTVTLVDGWFRSETIDHTQGGTFDFLGGSLRVDTFNGDFTNQGGTLVVGHTLPDSTTRGGTPREFIGITTVNGDYTQQSGATMTIDINAYAIGSDGPGVANDQLDVAGELVLSGTLEVTLPDNLIVQDQQYDILDWGTLQGRFTDYNLTDIPGVVVWDLQHLYTTGVISTRNPGDFNNDRFVGAEDLDILLAHWGETSHPFDFSIGDTSGDGIADQADLDILISNWGEDNNPPTGLIPEPGSLALLGLGGLTLLRRRR, translated from the coding sequence ATGGCAATCCCACTCCGCTGCAGTCGAGCATCTTCGATCCTGCTTACGACAACACTTCTGCTGGCACTCATCGATGCAACCCCTGCGCTTGCCCAGATCTCCGCCACGGGCGAGGTCTCCCCCGCATACGGCGGCGGCGATGTATGGAACCTGGGGAACAACGATCTCATCGTGGGCGCTGCCGGGGTTGGCGAACTCAGCATCGAGGGCGGGACCGTCGAAGTCCTCGAAACCACAACGATCGGGAATCAGGGCACGGTTACCCTCGTTGATGGTTGGTTCCGTAGCGAGACGATCGACCACACCCAAGGCGGCACCTTCGATTTCCTGGGCGGCTCTTTGCGCGTCGATACTTTCAACGGTGATTTCACCAACCAGGGCGGCACACTCGTCGTCGGTCATACCCTGCCCGATTCAACGACGCGCGGCGGGACGCCCCGCGAGTTCATCGGGATCACCACGGTCAACGGCGACTACACCCAGCAAAGCGGCGCGACGATGACCATCGATATCAATGCCTATGCGATCGGGAGCGATGGGCCCGGCGTGGCGAACGACCAGCTCGATGTCGCCGGCGAACTCGTACTCTCCGGCACACTCGAAGTGACGTTACCCGACAATCTTATCGTACAGGACCAGCAGTACGACATCCTCGACTGGGGCACGCTGCAAGGCCGGTTTACAGATTACAACCTGACCGATATTCCGGGTGTTGTTGTCTGGGATTTACAGCACCTCTACACCACCGGTGTCATCAGCACACGGAATCCCGGCGACTTCAACAACGATCGCTTTGTAGGTGCCGAAGACCTCGACATCCTCCTGGCCCATTGGGGTGAGACGAGCCACCCGTTCGATTTCTCAATCGGCGACACGTCGGGCGACGGCATCGCCGACCAGGCCGACCTCGACATCCTCATCAGCAACTGGGGTGAGGATAACAACCCGCCGACCGGCCTCATCCCCGAGCCGGGGTCGCTGGCCCTGCTCGGCCTGGGCGGGCTCACCCTGCTGCGCCGACGTCGATAG
- a CDS encoding zinc ribbon domain-containing protein gives MEDAPPVQPEATHDVSPAASSAAVSPPGVEGVIDLFCPACGYDLRGLETEACPECGAGVDLAQLRLSSIPWVLAQGFWGRVKGFLRTCERVMFKPARFSREVARPVSLKEARRFRSVVVGVVWLTLLAAAAMDWLLLVYAQGQADDWGDFFEVSGISEAWLYITAALLLLLFLVGFTGLHLYALHPKALPVERQNRAVALGHYACAPLAFLPFVLLIRVTGAAIAWVGEAADADWASILGMALWAVTWLLGPVLVFWFLGVILYLTSRSVHRSGLAQVGLALGVPLLWLVWALFVFAILPAGVLFVYLFFITG, from the coding sequence ATGGAAGACGCACCCCCCGTACAGCCCGAGGCGACGCATGATGTTTCGCCCGCCGCTTCGTCGGCGGCTGTTTCGCCGCCGGGGGTGGAGGGTGTGATTGATCTGTTCTGCCCGGCGTGTGGGTATGACCTGCGGGGGTTGGAGACGGAGGCGTGCCCGGAGTGTGGGGCGGGGGTGGACCTGGCGCAGCTCCGGCTGTCGAGTATCCCGTGGGTGTTGGCCCAGGGGTTTTGGGGGCGGGTCAAGGGGTTCTTGCGGACGTGCGAGCGGGTGATGTTCAAGCCCGCACGGTTTAGCCGGGAGGTGGCCCGGCCGGTGTCGCTCAAGGAGGCGCGGCGGTTTCGGTCGGTGGTGGTGGGGGTCGTCTGGCTGACGCTGCTGGCGGCGGCGGCGATGGACTGGTTGCTGCTGGTCTACGCGCAGGGGCAGGCGGACGACTGGGGCGACTTCTTCGAGGTCTCGGGGATCAGCGAGGCGTGGCTGTACATCACGGCCGCGTTGTTGCTGCTGCTGTTTCTTGTGGGGTTCACGGGGCTGCACCTGTATGCGCTGCATCCCAAGGCGTTGCCGGTGGAGCGTCAGAACCGCGCGGTGGCGCTGGGGCACTATGCGTGTGCGCCGCTGGCCTTCCTGCCGTTTGTGTTGTTGATCCGGGTCACGGGCGCTGCGATTGCCTGGGTCGGTGAGGCCGCCGATGCGGACTGGGCGAGCATTCTGGGGATGGCGCTGTGGGCGGTGACCTGGCTGCTGGGTCCGGTGCTGGTGTTCTGGTTCCTGGGCGTCATTCTGTACCTCACCAGCCGTTCGGTGCATCGTAGCGGCCTGGCGCAGGTGGGGCTGGCGTTAGGGGTCCCGCTGCTGTGGCTGGTCTGGGCGTTGTTCGTCTTCGCCATCCTGCCCGCCGGGGTCTTGTTCGTCTACCTGTTCTTCATCACCGGCTGA
- a CDS encoding deoxyhypusine synthase family protein, protein MPTPIRDFLAHHFLHYNARELVAAARGYEAHLAAGGKMMVTLAGAMSTAQLGKSLARMIREDKVHAITCTGANLEEDVFTLLSVNEYEPIPNWRALSAEDEQRLYDRGMNRVTDTCIPEDVMRHVEHRLRSIWERTLKSDERFFPFEFFYEVLDQPDLAQHYQADPKDSWLLAAKEKSIPVYTPGWEDSTIGNIFTAWAMKADVYNHTCLRTGTEQLAHLARWYRTANGLPEDGSPAPPDAQLPGAGVGFFQIGGGIAGDFPICAVPMMIQDLKWDDTPYWGYFCQISDAVTSYGGYSGAVPNEKITWGKLEIDTPKFMIQSDATIVAPLIFAWVLGD, encoded by the coding sequence ATGCCCACCCCCATCCGCGACTTCCTCGCCCACCACTTCCTCCACTACAACGCCCGCGAACTCGTCGCCGCCGCACGCGGCTACGAGGCCCACCTCGCCGCCGGCGGCAAGATGATGGTCACCCTCGCCGGCGCGATGTCCACCGCACAGCTGGGCAAGTCCCTGGCCCGCATGATCCGTGAAGACAAGGTCCACGCCATCACCTGCACCGGCGCGAACCTCGAAGAAGATGTCTTCACCCTCCTCTCCGTCAACGAGTACGAGCCCATCCCCAACTGGCGTGCCCTCTCGGCCGAGGACGAACAAAGACTCTACGACCGCGGGATGAACCGCGTCACCGACACGTGCATCCCCGAAGACGTGATGCGCCACGTCGAGCACCGCCTGCGCAGCATCTGGGAGCGCACGCTCAAGAGTGACGAGCGCTTCTTCCCGTTTGAGTTCTTCTACGAAGTGCTCGACCAGCCCGACCTTGCGCAGCACTACCAGGCCGACCCCAAGGATTCCTGGCTGCTCGCCGCGAAAGAAAAAAGCATCCCCGTCTACACGCCGGGCTGGGAAGACTCCACGATCGGCAACATCTTCACCGCCTGGGCGATGAAGGCCGACGTCTACAACCACACCTGCCTCCGCACCGGCACCGAACAACTCGCCCACCTCGCCCGCTGGTACCGCACCGCCAATGGGCTCCCCGAAGACGGCAGCCCCGCGCCACCTGACGCCCAACTTCCCGGGGCCGGCGTCGGATTCTTCCAGATCGGCGGCGGCATCGCGGGCGACTTCCCGATCTGCGCCGTGCCCATGATGATCCAGGACCTCAAGTGGGACGACACCCCGTACTGGGGCTACTTCTGCCAGATCTCCGACGCCGTCACCAGCTACGGCGGCTACAGCGGCGCCGTCCCCAACGAGAAAATCACCTGGGGCAAGCTCGAGATCGACACCCCCAAGTTCATGATCCAGAGCGACGCCACCATCGTCGCCCCGCTCATCTTTGCCTGGGTCCTGGGCGACTAA
- a CDS encoding MATE family efflux transporter, translated as MLDEPESSDGGERSSPIDAAPLPAGWGVPWSLALLAGPIIATMISRTVMSFADFVMVSQLGTEAQAAIMPAGISVWCLVCFGFGVVTVTNTFVSQSLGKGELSECSRYTWQGLYVAAVLGVMVLPVWWLAPSYFAFADHSQEVQRLEVIYFRVSLFSIMPAVAANVVANFFNGIHKPSVGLFAAVTANSFNILGNYVLIFGKFGFPELGIAGAAWATAASSLLQVMILMAFWLGPKYAREFSSRVTWRPHWKQIKRIFRVGLPVGLHWESDIMGFTIFTVFMVGEYGDAQLAANNLSFKFLEIAFMPVVGLSIAITAAVGKAIGRGRPDYARLVTRWAIGAALCYMFVIASVYLLFRFQLPGLLTDDPEVIAWSAKLLVLCAAFQLFDAFGITMTGALRGAGDTFWPGMTTFVLTTTVFMGGGFAMMHFAPGLESIGPWLAATAFICVYGMIMAVRWWYGPWEKIDLFADEKVAAVEIAIEPAV; from the coding sequence ATGTTGGATGAGCCCGAATCGAGCGACGGCGGGGAGCGATCCTCGCCGATAGACGCTGCGCCTTTGCCTGCGGGCTGGGGCGTGCCGTGGTCGCTTGCGCTCCTGGCGGGGCCGATCATCGCGACGATGATCTCGCGGACGGTGATGAGTTTTGCCGACTTTGTGATGGTGTCGCAGCTCGGGACCGAGGCGCAGGCCGCGATTATGCCGGCCGGGATCAGCGTGTGGTGCCTGGTGTGCTTCGGCTTCGGCGTGGTGACGGTGACCAATACGTTCGTGTCGCAGTCGCTGGGCAAGGGCGAGCTGTCCGAATGCTCGCGGTATACGTGGCAGGGTCTCTACGTCGCGGCGGTGCTGGGCGTGATGGTGCTGCCGGTGTGGTGGCTCGCGCCGTCGTACTTCGCGTTCGCGGACCACTCCCAAGAGGTGCAGCGGCTGGAGGTGATCTACTTCCGGGTGTCGCTCTTCAGCATCATGCCGGCGGTTGCGGCGAACGTCGTGGCCAACTTTTTCAATGGCATCCACAAGCCATCGGTCGGGCTCTTCGCGGCGGTGACAGCCAACAGCTTCAACATCCTGGGCAACTATGTCTTGATCTTCGGCAAGTTCGGCTTCCCCGAGCTGGGCATCGCGGGCGCGGCGTGGGCGACGGCGGCATCGTCCCTCTTGCAGGTGATGATCCTCATGGCGTTCTGGCTCGGGCCGAAGTACGCGCGCGAGTTTTCCAGCCGGGTGACGTGGCGTCCGCACTGGAAACAGATCAAGCGGATTTTTCGCGTCGGGCTGCCGGTCGGGCTGCACTGGGAATCCGACATCATGGGCTTTACGATCTTCACCGTGTTTATGGTGGGGGAGTACGGCGATGCGCAGCTCGCGGCGAACAACCTCTCGTTCAAGTTCCTGGAGATCGCGTTCATGCCGGTCGTCGGGCTGAGCATCGCCATCACCGCGGCGGTGGGCAAGGCCATCGGGCGCGGCCGACCCGACTATGCGCGACTGGTCACCCGTTGGGCGATCGGCGCGGCGCTTTGCTACATGTTTGTCATCGCGTCGGTCTACCTGCTGTTCCGCTTCCAACTGCCCGGGCTCTTGACCGACGACCCGGAGGTCATCGCGTGGTCGGCCAAGCTGCTCGTGCTCTGCGCGGCATTCCAACTTTTCGACGCGTTCGGCATCACGATGACAGGCGCGCTGCGCGGCGCAGGCGATACGTTCTGGCCCGGGATGACGACGTTCGTGCTCACTACCACGGTCTTTATGGGCGGCGGATTCGCGATGATGCACTTCGCGCCCGGGCTCGAAAGCATCGGCCCCTGGCTCGCGGCGACGGCGTTTATCTGCGTCTACGGCATGATTATGGCCGTACGCTGGTGGTACGGGCCTTGGGAAAAGATCGACCTCTTCGCGGACGAGAAAGTGGCGGCTGTGGAAATCGCGATCGAGCCAGCGGTGTAA
- the dapB gene encoding 4-hydroxy-tetrahydrodipicolinate reductase, giving the protein MTPLLIHGAAGRMGRRLVALAAADNTLNVVAALDHADHPDLGKDAGQLAGTKDVGVPLGTCSDDAFAQAIQASSRAVLIDFSLPDGFRQALAACKMYKLPMVVGTTGLTDDDHAQLDELATAVPVLQATNFSLVVNVLWNLAEQAAALLIGYDIEVLEAHHNAKKDAPSGTAKTLVDRLCAMTGRTPADVVNTRHGDDVLRKPNEITVQSLRLGDDPGQHTAYFAGPGERLELRHVSTSRDSYALGALRAAKWLAQQKPGRYTMGDVLGV; this is encoded by the coding sequence ATGACCCCGCTCCTGATCCACGGGGCCGCCGGCCGGATGGGCCGTCGGCTCGTCGCGCTGGCCGCCGCAGATAACACCCTCAACGTCGTCGCCGCGCTCGACCACGCCGACCACCCCGACCTGGGCAAAGACGCCGGCCAACTCGCCGGGACGAAGGACGTGGGCGTCCCGTTGGGCACGTGCAGCGATGACGCCTTCGCCCAAGCAATCCAGGCGTCGTCCCGTGCGGTGCTCATCGATTTCTCGCTGCCCGACGGCTTCCGCCAGGCCCTGGCGGCCTGCAAAATGTACAAGCTCCCGATGGTCGTCGGCACCACCGGCCTCACCGACGACGACCACGCCCAACTCGACGAGCTCGCAACCGCCGTCCCTGTCCTCCAAGCCACGAACTTCTCCCTCGTTGTCAATGTCCTGTGGAACCTCGCCGAGCAGGCCGCCGCACTCCTGATCGGCTACGACATCGAGGTCCTCGAAGCGCACCACAACGCGAAGAAAGACGCGCCCTCCGGCACGGCGAAGACGCTTGTCGATCGGCTTTGCGCGATGACCGGCCGCACCCCCGCTGATGTCGTCAACACCCGCCACGGCGACGATGTGCTCCGAAAGCCCAACGAGATCACCGTCCAGTCCCTCCGGCTCGGCGACGACCCGGGCCAGCACACCGCCTACTTCGCGGGCCCCGGCGAACGCCTCGAACTCCGGCATGTCTCCACCAGCCGAGACAGCTACGCGCTTGGCGCGCTGCGCGCCGCGAAGTGGCTCGCCCAGCAGAAGCCCGGGCGCTACACGATGGGGGATGTGCTGGGGGTGTAG
- a CDS encoding 3-deoxy-manno-octulosonate cytidylyltransferase — translation MPSPQTPDPNTALAILPARYASTRLPGKPLLAETGKPLIQHVVERVAQAKRVGRVLVATDDQRIYDAVAGFGGEAMMTRADHPNGTSRLAEVVEKLKQEARSTKRDTSIAAGGLHFGPRPDTPDPTPQIILNVQGDEPEIDPAVIDALVDAMTQDSEAPMGTVAAPLTGPEEIANPNVVKVVCDRRGRALYFSRSPIPFERDPPVDAAKRPITLRHLGLYAYRAAFLPVYAALPTTPLEDAEKLEQLRALEHGHAIRVIQTDTAHPGIDTPEQYAAFVRRHSAE, via the coding sequence ATGCCCAGCCCCCAAACCCCAGACCCAAACACCGCGCTCGCGATCCTCCCCGCGCGCTACGCCTCGACGCGGCTGCCGGGTAAGCCGCTGCTCGCGGAAACCGGCAAGCCGTTGATCCAGCACGTCGTCGAGCGCGTCGCGCAGGCCAAGCGTGTCGGCCGGGTGCTCGTGGCGACCGACGACCAACGTATCTACGACGCCGTCGCCGGCTTCGGCGGCGAGGCAATGATGACCCGCGCCGACCACCCCAACGGCACATCACGCCTCGCGGAAGTCGTTGAGAAATTGAAACAAGAAGCGAGAAGCACCAAGCGGGACACTTCGATTGCTGCGGGCGGCCTACACTTCGGTCCCAGACCCGACACCCCCGACCCGACACCCCAGATCATCCTCAACGTCCAGGGCGACGAGCCCGAGATCGACCCGGCGGTGATCGACGCGCTCGTCGATGCGATGACGCAGGATTCGGAAGCCCCGATGGGCACCGTCGCCGCGCCGCTCACCGGCCCCGAAGAGATCGCCAACCCCAACGTCGTCAAAGTCGTCTGCGATCGGCGTGGCCGAGCGCTCTACTTCTCACGAAGCCCGATCCCGTTTGAACGCGACCCGCCAGTGGACGCCGCGAAGCGTCCCATCACCCTCCGCCACCTCGGGCTCTACGCCTACCGCGCCGCGTTCCTCCCCGTCTACGCCGCGCTGCCGACGACCCCGCTCGAAGACGCCGAGAAACTCGAACAGCTCCGCGCCCTGGAGCACGGCCACGCCATCCGCGTCATCCAAACCGACACCGCCCACCCCGGCATCGACACCCCCGAGCAGTACGCCGCGTTTGTCAGACGGCACTCCGCGGAGTGA